From one Euwallacea fornicatus isolate EFF26 chromosome 4, ASM4011564v1, whole genome shotgun sequence genomic stretch:
- the LOC136338822 gene encoding UPF0764 protein C16orf89 homolog: MSHKVVLLSLFWYFLYFFVEPKILDFKVITTARHGLQISLDYIEDHLYEISVDCVLGVNFARGLLYSSFNNGSHLMDRSTQELLKKINRILENSLYMFKIDPENGNDWKFKNLVERNLWNTPIDYKEDSFKSFWNNPKTLLDDREEWKGFPSSFRLKDSDKCLQEIINETTVDQEFHTHCMVTTPCRTMFFQDGRGFGYFLTHKLLILETAKARKCLLDKQLYDLMIFDICSTIMSEISQNYYQNLNEYFDLFLEQVLLCGYAGFTDFIQSDWLYRISKSQRVTGCFANTLTDKLKSRIKRDFS; this comes from the exons ATGAGTCACAAAGTAGTCTTATTGTcgttattttggtattttctttatttttttgtcgaaCCAAAAATACTGGACTTTAAGGTGATAACTACCGCTAGGCATGGGTTACAAATTTCTTTAGATTATATAGAGGATCATCTTTATGAAATAAGTGTAGACTGCGTTCTGGGTGTTAATTTTGCAAGGG GTTTATTGTATTCCTCCTTCAACAATGGATCTCATCTCATGGACAGAAGTACACAGGaactacttaaaaaaattaataggatATTAGAGAATAGCCTATATATGTTTAAGATCGATCCCGAGAATGGAAACGATTGGA AATTCAAGAATTTAGTAGAACGTAATCTTTGGAATACACCTATCGATTACAAGGAAGATTCATTTAAGAGTTTCTGGAATAACCCAAAGACACTGCTAGACGATAGAGAAGAATGGAAAGGTTTTCCGTCCAGTTTCCGTCTAAAAGATTCAGATAAATGCTTACaggaaataattaatgaaactaCCGTAGATCAAGAATTCCATACTCACTGTATGGTGACTACCCCATGTCGAACAATGTTTTTTCAAGATGGAAGAGGATTTGGATATTTTCTCACTCATAA ACTCCTTATACTAGAAACTGCTAAAGCAAGAAAATGTCTATTGGACAAACAACTATACGATTTGATGATCTTCGATATATGTTCTACAATTATGAGTGAAATATCTCAGAactattatcaaaatttaaatgaatattttgacCTGTTTTTAGAACAAG taCTACTCTGTGGTTACGCCGGATTTACAGACTTTATCCAGTCTGATTGGTTATATCGAATTTCAAAGTCACAGCGAGTTACCGGCTGCTTTGCTAACACTTTAACTGATAAACTCAAGTCTAGAATAAAAAGGGACTTCAG TTAG